The Pseudomonas eucalypticola genome has a window encoding:
- a CDS encoding symmetrical bis(5'-nucleosyl)-tetraphosphatase — translation MAVYAVGDLQGCLQPLKCLLERVQFNAEHDRLWLVGDLVNRGPESLETLRFLYHMRNSLVCVLGNHDLHLLAAGCNVERLKKSDTLREILDAPDAPQLLDWLRQQKLMHYDEQRNVALVHAGIPPQWSLKKALRCAAEVEQALRDDNLFKPFLDGMYGNEPAKWSNGLTGIDRLRVITNYFTRMRFCTAQGKLELKGKEGADSAPPGYAPWFSYPGRKTREVRIIFGHWAALEGRCNAPWVHALDTGCVWGGSMTLMNVDTGERFGCDCDEQGRIRGSIAQP, via the coding sequence ATGGCGGTGTACGCGGTCGGAGACCTGCAGGGCTGCCTGCAACCGCTCAAGTGCCTGCTGGAGCGCGTTCAATTCAACGCGGAACATGATCGCCTGTGGCTAGTGGGCGACCTGGTCAACCGCGGCCCCGAATCACTGGAAACCCTTCGCTTTCTCTATCACATGCGTAATTCGCTGGTGTGCGTGCTGGGCAACCATGACCTGCACCTGCTGGCGGCCGGCTGCAATGTGGAACGGCTGAAGAAAAGCGACACGCTGCGCGAGATCCTCGACGCACCGGATGCGCCCCAGCTACTCGACTGGCTTCGCCAGCAAAAGCTGATGCACTACGACGAACAGCGCAACGTGGCCCTGGTGCATGCGGGCATCCCGCCGCAATGGTCGCTGAAAAAGGCCCTGCGCTGCGCTGCGGAAGTCGAGCAGGCCTTGCGCGACGATAATCTGTTCAAGCCGTTCCTGGACGGCATGTACGGCAACGAGCCGGCGAAGTGGAGCAACGGGCTGACCGGCATCGACCGCCTGCGGGTGATCACCAACTATTTCACCCGCATGCGCTTCTGTACCGCCCAGGGCAAGCTTGAGCTCAAGGGCAAGGAAGGCGCCGACTCCGCGCCGCCAGGCTATGCGCCGTGGTTCAGCTACCCGGGGCGCAAGACCCGTGAAGTCCGCATCATCTTTGGCCATTGGGCGGCACTGGAGGGACGCTGCAACGCGCCTTGGGTGCACGCCCTGGACACGGGTTGCGTGTGGGGCGGGTCCATGACCCTGATGAACGTCGACACCGGCGAAAGGTTTGGTTGCGACTGTGACGAGCAAGGCCGCATCCGTGGCTCGATAGCCCAACCCTGA
- the rsmA gene encoding 16S rRNA (adenine(1518)-N(6)/adenine(1519)-N(6))-dimethyltransferase RsmA translates to MTEQYQHRARKRFGQNFLHDAGVIDRILRSIHAREGERMLEIGPGQGALTEGLLGSGAQLDVVELDKDLVPILNQQFAGRGNFRLHQGDALKFDFNTLGAAPGSLRVVGNLPYNISTPLIFHLLSNASLIRDMHFMLQKEVVERMAAGPGGGDWGRLSIMVQYHCRVEHLFNVGPGAFNPPPKVDSAIVRLVPHETLPHPAKDHKLLERIVREAFNQRRKTLRNTLKALLSSEEITAAGVDGSLRPEQLDLAAFVRLADKLFEQNGAA, encoded by the coding sequence ATGACCGAGCAATACCAACACCGGGCGCGCAAGCGCTTCGGCCAGAACTTCCTGCACGACGCTGGCGTGATCGACCGCATCCTGCGCTCCATTCATGCCCGCGAAGGCGAGCGCATGCTGGAAATCGGCCCGGGCCAGGGCGCCCTGACCGAAGGCCTGCTGGGCAGCGGCGCGCAGCTTGACGTGGTCGAGCTGGACAAGGACCTGGTGCCTATCCTGAACCAGCAGTTCGCTGGCCGTGGCAATTTCCGCCTGCACCAGGGCGATGCGCTGAAGTTCGACTTCAATACCCTGGGCGCCGCGCCTGGCAGCCTGCGCGTGGTCGGCAACCTGCCGTACAACATCTCCACGCCGCTGATCTTCCACCTGCTGTCCAACGCCAGCCTGATCCGCGACATGCACTTCATGCTGCAGAAGGAAGTGGTCGAGCGCATGGCTGCCGGGCCTGGCGGCGGCGACTGGGGCCGCCTGTCGATCATGGTCCAGTACCACTGCCGCGTGGAACACCTGTTCAACGTCGGCCCCGGAGCGTTCAACCCGCCGCCCAAGGTCGACTCTGCCATCGTCCGCCTGGTGCCTCACGAAACCCTGCCGCACCCGGCCAAAGACCACAAGCTGCTGGAGCGCATCGTGCGCGAAGCGTTCAACCAGCGCCGCAAGACCCTGCGCAACACCCTCAAGGCCCTGCTCAGCAGCGAAGAAATCACGGCTGCCGGCGTCGATGGCAGCCTGCGCCCTGAACAGCTGGACCTGGCCGCTTTCGTGCGCCTGGCCGACAAGCTGTTCGAGCAGAACGGCGCCGCCTGA
- the apaG gene encoding Co2+/Mg2+ efflux protein ApaG, which yields MSDPRYQIDVSVVTRFLAEQSQPEHQRFAFAYTVTVHNSGQLPAKLVSRHWVITDGDGKVEEVRGAGVVGQQPLIEAGESHTYSSGTVMTSQVGTMQGSYQMVAEDGKHFDAVIAPFRLAVPGALH from the coding sequence ATGTCCGATCCCCGCTATCAGATCGACGTCAGCGTCGTCACCCGCTTTCTCGCCGAACAATCCCAGCCAGAACACCAACGGTTCGCGTTCGCCTACACGGTGACCGTGCATAACAGTGGGCAACTGCCTGCCAAACTGGTTTCCAGGCACTGGGTCATCACCGACGGTGACGGCAAGGTCGAAGAGGTACGCGGCGCGGGCGTGGTCGGCCAGCAACCCCTGATCGAGGCGGGAGAAAGCCATACCTACAGCAGCGGCACGGTGATGACGTCCCAGGTGGGCACCATGCAAGGCAGCTACCAGATGGTGGCCGAGGACGGCAAACACTTCGACGCTGTCATCGCCCCCTTCCGCCTGGCCGTGCCCGGGGCCCTGCACTGA
- the glpE gene encoding thiosulfate sulfurtransferase GlpE, translated as MTEFKRIPPQTAHELLANGAAVVDVRDAQTFAASHIPNAQHLDNHSVQDFIRAADLDKPTVVVCYHGNSSQGAAAYLVSQGFSEVYSLDGGFELWKTTYPEQTAQGSVE; from the coding sequence ATGACCGAATTCAAACGCATCCCGCCACAAACGGCCCATGAACTGCTGGCCAACGGCGCTGCCGTGGTCGACGTGCGCGACGCCCAGACCTTCGCCGCCAGCCATATCCCCAACGCCCAACACCTGGACAACCATTCGGTGCAGGATTTCATTCGCGCCGCCGACCTCGACAAACCGACCGTAGTGGTGTGCTACCACGGCAACTCCAGCCAGGGCGCCGCCGCTTATCTGGTCAGCCAGGGCTTCTCGGAGGTCTACAGCCTGGACGGCGGTTTCGAGCTGTGGAAAACCACCTACCCCGAGCAAACCGCGCAAGGGAGCGTCGAATAA